The genomic region TGTCTTCTGAGTTCAATGATTTTATAGACAAGGTGGGGTTACACGAGTACTCCTTGAAAGGTAGGAAGTTCACTTTTGTTTCGGGGAATAAGTGTAGTAGCATTGACCGTATTTTGGTTTCGGGGGATGTCATAAATAATTGGCCTGATGCTGAATATCGAGCTTTAGCTAGAGATAAATCGGACCATAACCCTTTGGTTTTGAAGGTGGAGGTTCGGAATTATGGTGCCAAACCGTTTCGTTTTTACAATTCATGGCTTCTACGGTCTGACTTGGAGAATATCGTTGTTAAAACGGTGAATGAGTTTCGTGGTAGTGGGGCGCCTGATATTGTTTTAACGAATAAGTTTAAGAGGATTCGTCAAGAGATTGTTAAGTGGAGGAAGAATAAATCTATCAAAGAAGCTGAGGAAGAAGCGAATCTAAAGCAGGAATTGATTGAGTTAGACGCGATGGTAGAGGATAGAGATTTGACAGATACGGAGTAATGGGTGTTTGTGGAAACAAAGAAGAGAATTAAGGAGTTGGAAGATTGTAAAGTTAAAGACATGAGACAAAAGGCGCGGATTTGTCGGGCCAAAGAAGGAGACGAGAACACAAGTTTTTTTCACGGTGTTATAAGTAAAAGGGGGGTGTCAAATAATATTCCAGGCGTGATAGTAAACGGCGAGTGGGTGTTTAATGAAAAGAGAAGTCTGTGGTTTTTTTAGAAAGCGATTTGTGGAGGATATGTATTATCGGCCGACGCTTCAATGTTACGGTCTAAAACAgttggatgatgatgatggtgccGAGATGGTGAGGCCTTTTGATGAAAAAGAGATAAAGGATGCTGTCTTCGAATGTGGTGGTGATAAAGCGCCGGGGCCAGACGGTTTTAATTTTCTCTTTGTTAAGAAATTTTGGTCGTTATTATCTAATGATTTTGTAGCAATTATGCAGAATTTTTTCTCGACCAGAAAGATAAGTAGGGGAGCAGGTTCATCCTTTATTACATTGATTCCTAAAGTCAGTGATCCGACTGATCTAGGGGAGTACCGGCCTATTAACCTGATTGGGGTTATTAGCAAGGTTATTTCAAAGGTCCTTGCGAATAGACTCAAGAAGGTAATGGGTAAGATTACACATGAAACCCAATCGGCGTTCTTATCGGGGAGGTATATTCTTGACGGTCCTTTAATTATTAGTGAGATTTTGTCGTGGGCTACGCGGGCGGGGAAATAATTATTCATGTTCAAAATCGATTTCGAGAAAGCATATGACAATGTCAATTGAGATTTTTTATTATCGGTAATGCGTCAAATGAAGTTCCCTGGGAAATGGTGTATGTGGATTAAAGGTGTTCTTGAATCGGCTCGTTCTTCTGTTTTCGTCAATGGCTCCCCGACATTTGAATTTGGATGTGGGAAAGGGATTAGACAAGGGGACCCGATGTctctatttttatttattattgtaatGGAGGCTCTTTCAGGCATGTTTCGCAAAGCTTGTGATAACGGTTTTTTCAATGGGGTTCGTCTTCCAAATAATGGGCCTCTAGTTTCACACCTCCTTTATGCAGATGATGCGATGGTGATGGGTGAGTGGTCTCGGTTTAATTTCAATGCGTTGAAGAGGATTTTACGTGTTTTTCATTTGGGTTCTGgccttagaataaatctacataAATCGAGCCTATTCGGGGTGGGTAAGAACATGGAACATGTGGGTTTGCAGGCGGATAGTATGGGGTGTAGGTCGGGCGTGACTCCTTTCAAGTATTTGGGTATTTTAGTGGGCGTAAATATGAGTTGTATTAATAGTTGGGAGCCGATTATTGAGGTGTTTCGTAAAAGTTTATCGAGATGGAAGGCTACTATCTTATCGATGGGAGGACGGGTTATTCTTATTAAATCTGTGCTTGAAAGTCTTCCGACATACTATTTCTCGTTATACAAAGCTCCCGTGGGTGTTATTTCCAAACTTGAAGTTATTATTAAACGTTTCCTTTGGGGTGGAATTGAGGATAGAGATAAGGTTCATTGGGTAGCTTGGGATACGGTGACAAAGTCTAAAAATGTTGGTGGTTTGGGTCTTTCTAAGCTTCAAGGTAGTAACAATGCTTTATTATTAAAGTGGCTGTGGCGGTGTCGTGTTGATCATGATGCTTTAT from Helianthus annuus cultivar XRQ/B chromosome 10, HanXRQr2.0-SUNRISE, whole genome shotgun sequence harbors:
- the LOC110880515 gene encoding uncharacterized protein LOC110880515: MKETGKGINFINVYSPQIVVDKRVLWSDLQRVINRDHDFWIVGGDYNCVRDRSKRRNSKFNASVSSEFNDFIDKVGLHEYSLKGRKFTFVSGNKCSSIDRILVSGDVINNWPDAEYRALARDKSDHNPLVLKVEVRNYGAKPFRFYNSWLLRSDLENIVVKTVNEFRGSGAPDIVLTNKFKRIRQEIVKWRKNKSIKEAEEEANLKQELIELDAMVEDRDLTDTE